One genomic segment of Candidatus Thermoplasmatota archaeon includes these proteins:
- a CDS encoding DNA-directed RNA polymerase, subunit E'' has protein sequence MVTKNPKSCKHCSYITKEDVCPLCGKETSKEWQGYVIIVDHQKSEIAKKMNINVNGKFALRVR, from the coding sequence ATGGTTACAAAGAACCCGAAGTCCTGTAAGCACTGCAGTTACATCACGAAAGAGGACGTCTGTCCGCTCTGCGGGAAGGAGACCTCCAAGGAGTGGCAGGGTTACGTCATCATCGTCGATCACCAGAAGTCCGAGATAGCGAAGAAGATGAACATAAATGTCAACGGGAAGTTCGCTCTCCGAGTTCGCTAG
- a CDS encoding DNA-directed RNA polymerase yields MYYKVRREEVVRIPPDRLGEDIDELARELTRSTYEGKVASDKSFTLLATNVERLDEGRIVHGDGAVYQKVAFDAVVLRPLLQEVVDGEICEVMKFGAFIRFGPLDGLLHISQVMDDRVDVDVDNQRLVGKDTKRDLRRGDRVRARIVAASINERSPRESKIGLTMRQPGLGKFEWIEEDRRKGPVKVQKKKKRGRRR; encoded by the coding sequence ATGTATTACAAGGTGAGAAGGGAAGAGGTCGTAAGGATACCTCCCGACAGGCTCGGAGAGGACATAGATGAGCTTGCCCGAGAGCTTACGAGATCGACCTATGAGGGCAAGGTCGCCTCCGACAAGTCGTTCACCCTCCTAGCGACCAACGTCGAGAGGTTGGACGAGGGAAGGATCGTCCACGGTGACGGGGCCGTCTACCAGAAGGTCGCCTTCGACGCTGTCGTGCTCAGGCCCCTGCTCCAAGAGGTAGTCGACGGCGAGATCTGCGAGGTGATGAAGTTCGGCGCCTTCATTCGGTTCGGACCGCTCGACGGTCTTCTCCACATAAGCCAGGTGATGGATGACCGCGTTGACGTTGACGTGGATAACCAGCGGCTCGTGGGCAAGGACACGAAGAGGGACCTCAGGCGGGGAGACCGCGTCCGCGCCAGGATCGTTGCGGCCTCGATAAACGAGAGGAGCCCCAGGGAGAGCAAGATAGGCCTCACCATGAGGCAACCAGGTCTCGGCAAGTTCGAGTGGATCGAAGAGGACCGGAGGAAGGGGCCCGTCAAGGTCCAGAAGAAGAAGAAGAGAGGGAGAAGGAGATAG
- the rps24e gene encoding 30S ribosomal protein S24e → METELLSRKENPLFERIEVEFRTRHASEPTPTRDALREEIAKIAKAKKDLVIIDRMNSDFGRPETTGYAKIYKSKDRILSVERKHILIRNGLLKPEKEPAKKKPEPRKAPAEAEKREKEAPAEPKKRPKQEAPAEAEKKKKPEAAKTKPEKESKEG, encoded by the coding sequence ATGGAAACTGAGCTGCTCAGCAGAAAAGAGAACCCGCTCTTTGAGAGGATCGAGGTCGAGTTCCGCACGAGGCATGCCAGTGAGCCGACTCCCACGCGGGACGCGCTCAGAGAGGAGATAGCCAAGATCGCCAAGGCGAAGAAGGACCTGGTCATCATCGACAGGATGAACTCTGACTTCGGCAGACCCGAGACCACTGGATATGCGAAGATCTACAAGAGCAAGGATAGGATTCTCTCCGTGGAGAGGAAGCACATCCTCATAAGGAACGGTCTCTTGAAGCCCGAGAAGGAGCCCGCGAAGAAGAAGCCAGAGCCCAGGAAAGCACCAGCCGAGGCCGAGAAGCGCGAGAAGGAAGCGCCAGCCGAGCCCAAGAAGAGGCCCAAGCAGGAAGCGCCAGCCGAGGCTGAGAAGAAGAAGAAGCCAGAGGCTGCT
- a CDS encoding DUF359 domain-containing protein has product MSTGSSLSEFARFAKDLRLPDELRAEVGSAIGPIVSSQELVNAVGRPAKLVAVGDLCSVSALTQGLLPDVIVVDFKTRRGEEAEIREYFDRLDWRRMEVDNPAGVLTRSMWDGIAEAYKSEERVMVVVQGEEDLATMPCIAIAPLGTVVLYGMPGKGVVVVRVDEEAKRKVKSVLLQMEEANGN; this is encoded by the coding sequence ATGTCAACGGGAAGTTCGCTCTCCGAGTTCGCTAGGTTCGCGAAGGACCTGCGACTTCCTGATGAGCTCAGGGCCGAGGTGGGAAGCGCCATAGGCCCGATAGTCTCTTCTCAAGAACTCGTTAACGCTGTCGGGAGACCCGCCAAGCTCGTGGCCGTGGGAGATCTCTGCAGCGTGTCCGCGCTCACCCAGGGACTGCTTCCCGACGTAATCGTCGTTGACTTCAAGACGCGGAGGGGAGAGGAAGCGGAGATCAGGGAGTACTTCGATAGGCTTGACTGGAGACGCATGGAAGTGGACAATCCCGCCGGGGTGCTCACACGGTCCATGTGGGATGGGATTGCCGAAGCCTATAAATCCGAGGAGAGGGTAATGGTGGTGGTCCAGGGCGAGGAAGACCTGGCCACTATGCCCTGCATAGCAATCGCACCGCTCGGAACCGTCGTCCTCTACGGAATGCCCGGGAAGGGGGTCGTCGTCGTACGGGTGGACGAGGAAGCCAAGCGAAAGGTTAAAAGCGTACTACTGCAAATGGAGGAGGCCAATGGAAACTGA